One region of Armatimonadota bacterium genomic DNA includes:
- a CDS encoding DUF4139 domain-containing protein: MKQTIVYIAAVLALASAGMAATVSSPKSIALTVYNGNFALVKDTRAVSLTQGANSIDVEDVAAKIDPTSVLFKSLTAPNSVSILEQNYQYDLISPDNILNKSVGQRVVFTNFSMDGSMRQQEGILLNPPANGGIVIRTDDGNLVMNPSGQITLKQMPEGLHPKPTLNWLVASNKACDQNVEISYITDGIGWKADYVALVNKDDSALDLAGWVTLNNQSGATYQNAKLTLMAGDVRRMQNTYRYDKSEIPTSALYAASAPQFEEKSFSEYHMYTMDRPTDIRDNETKQLSLLNASNAGVKKEMIYDARGDWFKSWFYPGRKEYDPGSGYDTSDYHKVNVILELKNSKENHMGMPLPAGKIRVYKFDDTGSQQFIGEDAIDHTPKDEKIRLYIGDAFDVVGDYKRTNYRKIAANVVEESFEVKIRNHKDVPVEVKVVDHVWSDWKVVKSTCDYVKKDASTIEFPVNVPKDGEVTITYTIRTSW; this comes from the coding sequence ATGAAACAGACTATAGTTTACATTGCCGCTGTGCTTGCGCTGGCGAGCGCCGGCATGGCTGCCACTGTATCAAGCCCAAAATCGATTGCTCTGACTGTATATAACGGCAACTTCGCACTGGTCAAGGACACCCGCGCGGTGAGCCTGACACAGGGAGCGAACTCGATAGATGTCGAGGATGTGGCTGCAAAGATCGACCCGACCAGCGTGCTGTTTAAGTCCCTCACGGCTCCTAATTCGGTCTCGATCCTGGAGCAGAACTATCAGTATGACCTCATCAGCCCGGACAATATTCTCAATAAGTCCGTCGGCCAGAGAGTTGTGTTCACCAATTTCAGTATGGACGGCTCCATGCGCCAGCAGGAGGGTATTCTTTTGAACCCTCCGGCTAACGGCGGCATTGTAATCAGGACGGACGACGGTAACCTGGTGATGAACCCGTCGGGTCAGATAACTTTGAAGCAGATGCCCGAAGGCCTGCACCCCAAGCCGACTCTCAACTGGCTGGTTGCCAGTAATAAGGCGTGTGATCAGAATGTCGAGATCAGCTATATAACGGATGGGATAGGCTGGAAGGCCGATTACGTTGCACTGGTCAATAAAGACGACTCGGCTCTGGATCTGGCGGGATGGGTAACACTCAACAACCAGAGCGGCGCCACATACCAAAATGCCAAGCTGACTTTGATGGCGGGTGATGTGCGAAGGATGCAGAACACATATCGCTACGATAAGTCTGAGATCCCTACCAGTGCCCTTTATGCAGCCAGCGCGCCTCAATTTGAAGAGAAGAGCTTCTCTGAGTATCACATGTATACGATGGATCGTCCGACTGATATTCGAGATAACGAAACCAAACAGCTCTCACTGCTCAACGCATCCAACGCCGGTGTAAAGAAAGAGATGATCTATGACGCTCGCGGCGACTGGTTCAAGAGTTGGTTCTATCCGGGCAGAAAAGAATACGACCCGGGCAGCGGCTACGACACGTCGGACTATCACAAAGTGAATGTCATCTTAGAGCTCAAGAACTCCAAGGAAAACCACATGGGCATGCCTCTTCCGGCGGGCAAGATCAGGGTCTACAAGTTCGACGACACAGGCAGCCAGCAGTTTATCGGTGAAGATGCTATCGACCATACTCCTAAGGATGAAAAAATTCGGCTGTATATAGGCGATGCGTTTGATGTTGTGGGTGACTACAAGCGCACGAATTATAGAAAAATAGCCGCAAATGTAGTCGAGGAGAGTTTCGAGGTCAAGATCAGAAACCATAAGGATGTGCCTGTAGAAGTCAAGGTGGTCGACCATGTATGGTCCGACTGGAAAGTTGTCAAATCTACCTGTGACTACGTCAAAAAGGACGCAAGCACTATCGAGTTTCCGGTGAATGTGCCCAAGGACGGCGAGGTAACCATCACATATACGATCAGGACCAGTTGGTAG
- the rpsO gene encoding 30S ribosomal protein S15, with the protein MALVKEKKTVLIDEYKQHDGDTGSPEVQIALLSARINQLTEHLKEHKKDHHSRRGLLMMVGQRRRLLNYLSNKDITRYREVIARLGIRR; encoded by the coding sequence TTGGCGCTTGTTAAAGAAAAGAAAACAGTATTAATAGACGAGTACAAGCAGCACGACGGCGATACGGGTTCGCCTGAGGTTCAGATAGCACTGCTCAGCGCTCGGATCAACCAGCTCACCGAGCATCTGAAGGAGCACAAGAAAGATCACCACTCCAGAAGAGGCTTACTGATGATGGTCGGCCAGCGTAGAAGGCTTCTGAACTATCTGAGCAACAAGGATATCACCCGATATCGTGAGGTAATTGCTCGGCTCGGCATTAGACGCTAG
- a CDS encoding MFS transporter codes for MNFLAPAPQQKRLPDDEVKKRYPKYRWRVMESTFIGYAMFYLVRNNFSVVSKDIQGALHYTKSDIGSILAISAATYGLGKFLMGAVSDRSNPRKFMALGLFLTAICNFAFGGVQNLNIHIWLWALNGFFQGMGWPPCGRSMGHWFSERERGLTFSIWNTAHNVGGGLAGVVTAWAVTSFGGWQYAFYVPGAIALACSIYIFFRLCDTPQSVGLPPVEEYRNDYPAAQEECTNLERELTTKELFVNNVLKNKLIWLLAVANFFTYVSRYSMLDWGPMYLREMKDATLIGGGIAVLITEFGGIPSTIFFGWISDKVGGRRGMICTLCMIPVLGAFTTILFTPPSMIWLDMVMLGLVGFFVYPVINLIAIIALDLTSKKAIGTAAGFIGLFGYIGRMVEAKGFGWMLDHFGATYGKSAAWHIVIYGILGCTFLAGALLAFTWNIRPCKVKRKSA; via the coding sequence ATGAATTTTCTGGCGCCGGCGCCGCAGCAAAAGCGACTGCCTGATGATGAAGTAAAGAAGCGTTATCCAAAATACCGATGGCGAGTGATGGAGTCGACGTTCATCGGGTATGCGATGTTCTATCTGGTCCGCAATAACTTCTCTGTAGTCTCCAAGGACATACAGGGGGCGCTTCACTACACCAAGTCCGATATCGGTAGCATCCTCGCGATCTCGGCCGCCACATACGGTCTGGGCAAATTCCTTATGGGCGCAGTATCGGACAGAAGCAACCCCCGCAAGTTTATGGCGCTCGGGCTGTTTCTTACCGCGATCTGCAACTTTGCCTTCGGCGGTGTGCAGAACCTAAACATACACATCTGGTTGTGGGCTCTTAACGGTTTCTTTCAGGGAATGGGCTGGCCTCCCTGCGGTCGATCAATGGGCCACTGGTTTAGTGAGCGCGAGCGCGGCCTGACATTCAGTATATGGAACACCGCTCACAATGTCGGCGGCGGGCTTGCCGGTGTTGTAACGGCCTGGGCGGTCACGTCCTTCGGCGGGTGGCAATATGCGTTTTACGTGCCCGGAGCAATCGCGCTGGCATGTTCTATATATATATTCTTTAGGCTCTGCGATACCCCGCAGTCGGTCGGGCTTCCGCCGGTTGAGGAGTATCGTAATGATTATCCCGCTGCGCAGGAAGAGTGCACGAACCTCGAGCGCGAACTCACCACAAAAGAGCTTTTCGTCAACAATGTTCTAAAGAACAAGCTCATCTGGCTTCTTGCCGTTGCCAACTTTTTTACCTATGTCTCGCGTTACAGTATGCTCGACTGGGGTCCAATGTATCTGCGCGAGATGAAAGATGCCACACTGATTGGCGGCGGTATTGCGGTGCTCATAACCGAGTTCGGCGGGATCCCATCGACTATCTTTTTCGGGTGGATATCGGACAAGGTCGGCGGGCGCCGCGGCATGATCTGCACACTGTGTATGATACCGGTATTGGGCGCGTTCACAACTATTCTGTTCACTCCGCCGAGTATGATATGGCTGGACATGGTAATGCTCGGGCTTGTGGGGTTCTTTGTGTATCCGGTCATTAACCTGATCGCAATCATTGCTCTGGACCTGACATCGAAAAAAGCGATAGGCACTGCAGCCGGGTTTATCGGTTTGTTTGGTTATATAGGCAGAATGGTGGAGGCCAAGGGCTTTGGCTGGATGCTTGACCATTTCGGCGCAACATACGGCAAGAGCGCAGCATGGCATATAGTCATATACGGCATTCTGGGCTGCACATTCCTTGCGGGAGCGCTGCTGGCATTTACGTGGAACATAAGGCCCTGCAAAGTCAAGCGCAAGTCTGCATAG
- the tyrS gene encoding tyrosine--tRNA ligase, protein MTIGEAENIIIQGDEMTIYEDLKWRDIIFQSSDPEGIPELLAKAGQTLYCGFDPTAASLHIGSLLPLLTLKRFQLAGHKPIALVGGATGLIGDPSGKTTERTLNTKETVDGYVAGIRSQIERILDPSGSTGVRVVNNYDWVAPITAIEFLRDVGKHFSVNMMMAKDSISARLERDEVGISYTEFSYMLLQAYDFYHLYKECDCKLQVGGADQWGNMTAGIELVRRKLSKQAYCLTFPLVTNAAGQKFGKSEAGAIWLDAELTSPYALYQYFVNTDDRDVVKYLKYFTLLSHEEISDLINKVETQPERREAQKKLAYEVTAIIHDKTEADKVVAASQALFGDSDLASVDLKTLLAAVESAPALNYESVESVPNALQLAVDSGLIASKSEARRQIGAGGVYINNQRVSDIDFQPKASDFIHGALLLIRRGKKNYAVVKLD, encoded by the coding sequence ATGACTATAGGCGAAGCCGAAAATATTATTATACAGGGTGATGAAATGACGATTTACGAAGACTTGAAATGGCGAGACATTATATTCCAGAGTTCGGATCCGGAGGGAATTCCCGAGCTTCTTGCAAAGGCCGGCCAAACCCTGTATTGCGGCTTCGACCCGACTGCAGCCAGCCTGCACATAGGCAGCCTGCTGCCTCTGCTTACACTCAAACGCTTCCAGCTTGCCGGACACAAGCCCATAGCGCTGGTTGGCGGCGCGACAGGCCTGATCGGTGACCCAAGCGGCAAGACGACCGAGCGTACGCTCAACACCAAGGAGACAGTCGATGGGTATGTTGCGGGAATCCGCTCGCAGATAGAGAGAATACTCGATCCGTCCGGCTCCACCGGCGTTCGGGTGGTCAATAACTATGACTGGGTCGCTCCCATCACGGCGATTGAGTTTTTGCGTGATGTGGGCAAGCATTTCAGCGTCAATATGATGATGGCCAAGGACTCTATCAGCGCCAGGCTCGAAAGGGACGAAGTCGGTATATCCTACACCGAGTTCAGCTACATGCTGCTGCAGGCGTATGACTTCTATCATCTCTACAAAGAGTGTGACTGCAAATTGCAGGTCGGAGGCGCCGACCAGTGGGGCAACATGACCGCCGGGATAGAGTTGGTGAGAAGAAAGCTTTCAAAACAGGCATACTGTCTCACCTTCCCGCTGGTCACCAATGCTGCGGGCCAGAAGTTCGGCAAGTCAGAGGCAGGCGCAATCTGGCTTGATGCTGAGCTGACTTCGCCCTACGCGCTGTATCAGTATTTCGTGAATACGGACGACCGCGACGTCGTGAAATATCTTAAGTACTTCACTCTTCTGAGCCATGAGGAGATATCTGACCTGATCAATAAGGTTGAAACCCAGCCTGAACGCCGCGAAGCGCAGAAGAAACTGGCCTATGAAGTGACTGCTATCATCCACGATAAGACCGAAGCAGATAAAGTGGTTGCGGCAAGCCAGGCTCTCTTCGGTGACAGCGACCTTGCGAGTGTCGATCTGAAGACGCTGCTTGCGGCTGTGGAGAGCGCGCCTGCGTTGAACTATGAGTCAGTCGAATCGGTTCCCAATGCCTTGCAGCTTGCGGTCGACAGCGGCCTGATAGCTTCAAAGTCCGAAGCAAGGCGCCAGATAGGCGCCGGGGGAGTATATATTAATAACCAGCGAGTCTCTGATATAGACTTCCAGCCTAAAGCGTCCGATTTCATACATGGCGCTCTGCTTTTGATCAGAAGAGGCAAGAAGAACTATGCTGTCGTGAAGTTGGACTGA
- a CDS encoding uroporphyrinogen decarboxylase family protein, with protein MEFTNDYLAYMGKAPKRVPHWEHWSCPDAETFLTGIDYYEHPKRCRQKLRELYPQLALPVFETDDPKPRPTLGSDGDTANTDGEGLHHVRWGDSETSHWDWGNRFKSAEDVFAYSPLENIDLTGVPINEGRDYSSVDVIYNAYRPGFPAEWGDTAPEGSTAMVSFYNTTFMWPLLTFGWELFLETCLDDRFERIMDEFAEINRRLFTAFAKLPVNFVVCHDDIVNTRGPVCSPAWMNKYVFPRYEEYWSILKAGGKRTIFMSDGCMDRYADDVMACGATGIITEPHTDFKAIAHRYGDIFLAGEGDVRILMRNNPTEIRAMVESMVETAKICGGYFMCIGNQIPWNTPPEAIKLYLDLSAELAHR; from the coding sequence ATGGAATTTACAAACGACTATCTGGCCTATATGGGCAAAGCGCCCAAACGTGTGCCGCATTGGGAGCATTGGTCGTGCCCCGATGCAGAGACCTTTCTGACGGGTATCGATTACTATGAACACCCGAAGCGCTGTCGTCAAAAACTTCGGGAGCTATATCCGCAGCTTGCTCTTCCGGTATTCGAGACGGATGATCCTAAGCCGCGTCCCACTCTCGGTTCCGATGGGGATACCGCAAATACGGACGGCGAAGGCCTCCATCATGTCCGCTGGGGCGATTCCGAGACGAGTCACTGGGACTGGGGAAATCGGTTCAAAAGCGCAGAGGACGTGTTTGCCTACTCTCCGCTTGAAAATATCGATCTGACCGGCGTGCCGATTAATGAAGGTCGGGACTATTCGAGCGTTGACGTAATATACAATGCATATCGACCGGGATTTCCAGCCGAGTGGGGAGACACTGCGCCCGAAGGCTCAACGGCAATGGTCAGCTTCTACAATACTACTTTTATGTGGCCGCTGCTGACATTCGGGTGGGAGCTTTTTCTTGAGACTTGCCTGGATGACAGGTTCGAGCGCATAATGGACGAATTCGCAGAAATCAACAGGCGGCTCTTCACGGCTTTTGCCAAGCTGCCGGTCAATTTCGTCGTCTGCCATGACGATATCGTAAACACCAGGGGTCCTGTCTGCTCACCAGCTTGGATGAATAAGTATGTGTTCCCCAGATATGAGGAGTATTGGAGCATACTCAAAGCCGGCGGTAAAAGGACTATCTTTATGTCCGACGGATGCATGGACCGTTATGCAGACGATGTTATGGCATGTGGTGCGACAGGCATCATCACTGAACCCCATACTGACTTCAAAGCTATTGCACACAGATACGGTGATATTTTTCTTGCGGGTGAAGGGGATGTGCGCATACTTATGCGAAATAATCCCACGGAGATACGCGCCATGGTCGAGAGCATGGTGGAGACTGCCAAAATATGCGGCGGCTACTTTATGTGCATCGGAAACCAGATCCCATGGAACACGCCGCCGGAAGCCATTAAACTATACCTTGACCTTTCAGCCGAACTCGCTCATCGATAA
- a CDS encoding TlpA disulfide reductase family protein — translation MTTKKYMTLSVVILAIFALVASASAVVSVGSKASDFQLTSVDGKSAIKLSSYFGKPMLLVYWASWCPHCRTEVPVVQKIYNDLHSAGLEIVGVSFDRSAKDARDFMKSKSVTFPVAFGGTDQGMKVADIYGVSGIPVTFVLDKNAVVKTVFRGDPGEKAIRAELTKLGLSK, via the coding sequence ATGACAACAAAAAAGTATATGACCCTGTCAGTCGTCATATTGGCGATTTTCGCATTAGTTGCGTCTGCGAGCGCTGTGGTATCGGTAGGCAGCAAGGCGTCTGACTTTCAACTGACGAGTGTGGATGGGAAAAGCGCGATAAAGCTCTCGAGCTATTTCGGAAAACCTATGCTTCTGGTATACTGGGCAAGTTGGTGTCCGCACTGCCGTACTGAGGTCCCGGTGGTTCAAAAGATATACAACGACCTTCACTCTGCTGGGCTGGAGATAGTCGGCGTCAGCTTTGATAGAAGCGCCAAGGACGCTCGGGATTTCATGAAGTCAAAGTCCGTAACATTTCCTGTGGCTTTCGGAGGTACGGATCAGGGCATGAAAGTAGCCGATATTTATGGTGTCAGCGGCATACCGGTCACGTTCGTGCTCGACAAAAATGCGGTAGTGAAGACAGTCTTTAGAGGTGACCCCGGGGAGAAGGCAATACGCGCGGAACTTACAAAATTAGGTTTGTCGAAGTAG
- the trmFO gene encoding methylenetetrahydrofolate--tRNA-(uracil(54)-C(5))-methyltransferase (FADH(2)-oxidizing) TrmFO — MDYITIIGGGLAGCEAAFQIANRGLHVRLYEMRPVVMTPAHRSGNLGELVCSSSLKSNSPMTAHGLLKEEMRAMGSIILECAAKASVPGGDALCVDRERFGELVTNAIESNPNIEVIREQVTQIPTDRPCIIATGPLTSPALSESIRELTGANNLHFFDAIAPSVDADSIDYNKCFKQSRYDKGEAAYINCPMTREEYEAFIDALVDAKIADLHLEEEKDAQYFEGCLPVEVIAKRGRDTLAYGTIKPVGLTDPHTGRRPHAVVQLRQENAEGTVYGLVGFQTQLRQGEQDRVFRMIPGLEHAEFVRYGAVHRNTYIGSPNLLTAALHTKVDMGLFFAGQVVGVEGYMESAASGIVAGINAARVALGQSPVIPPKETVIGALLDHVANCPIDDFEPMNSNFGILPPILEKHPKKMRKEMKVARAQQAMREFVSRLS; from the coding sequence ATGGATTATATAACGATCATAGGAGGCGGGCTTGCCGGGTGCGAGGCCGCCTTTCAAATTGCTAATAGGGGATTGCATGTCAGGCTCTATGAGATGAGACCTGTCGTGATGACACCTGCGCACCGCTCAGGCAACCTCGGTGAACTGGTGTGCTCGAGTTCGCTTAAGTCCAACTCGCCTATGACAGCGCACGGCCTGCTCAAAGAAGAGATGCGCGCTATGGGCTCGATCATACTCGAATGTGCGGCAAAAGCATCAGTTCCGGGAGGCGATGCACTATGTGTGGACAGAGAGCGCTTCGGCGAACTGGTCACTAACGCTATTGAGAGCAATCCCAATATCGAAGTCATCCGCGAACAGGTCACACAGATTCCGACCGACAGACCCTGTATAATAGCGACCGGTCCTCTCACATCTCCCGCGCTTTCAGAAAGTATCCGTGAGCTTACCGGAGCAAATAATCTCCACTTCTTCGACGCTATTGCGCCCTCTGTGGATGCAGACAGCATCGATTACAACAAGTGTTTCAAACAGTCTCGCTATGACAAGGGCGAGGCCGCGTATATAAACTGCCCCATGACACGCGAAGAGTATGAGGCGTTTATTGATGCTCTGGTAGATGCTAAGATAGCTGATCTGCACCTGGAGGAAGAAAAGGACGCGCAGTATTTCGAAGGTTGCCTGCCTGTTGAAGTGATCGCAAAGCGGGGTAGGGATACGCTCGCCTACGGCACCATAAAGCCTGTCGGCCTGACTGACCCGCATACAGGCCGTAGGCCCCATGCAGTAGTCCAACTCAGGCAGGAAAATGCCGAGGGCACTGTCTATGGCCTGGTCGGTTTCCAGACCCAACTCAGGCAGGGCGAGCAGGACCGGGTCTTTAGGATGATCCCTGGTCTGGAGCATGCCGAGTTTGTAAGGTACGGCGCAGTCCATCGCAATACGTATATCGGCTCGCCCAATCTGCTCACAGCCGCGCTGCACACTAAAGTTGATATGGGTCTCTTCTTTGCAGGCCAGGTTGTAGGAGTGGAGGGGTATATGGAGTCGGCTGCGTCGGGGATAGTTGCCGGAATCAATGCCGCGAGGGTCGCGCTTGGACAATCGCCCGTCATCCCGCCCAAGGAGACAGTCATAGGCGCATTGCTGGATCACGTAGCAAACTGCCCGATAGACGATTTCGAGCCGATGAACTCCAACTTCGGTATTCTTCCTCCTATACTCGAAAAACACCCCAAAAAGATGCGCAAAGAGATGAAAGTGGCGCGCGCGCAGCAGGCCATGCGCGAGTTCGTGAGCCGTCTGAGCTAA
- a CDS encoding PEP-CTERM sorting domain-containing protein has protein sequence MEKILKYGALVCAFVVLAAAPVCAKVASKYEVVDIVGTQDIYINTALGINNSGVIYGSAYQRSTSTWGIYRYNTTTGATGFTDQMHIARDINNSGAIVGFYSMRNGEDQYCVWNADGSITDLPHMQVSYYLSGSNTSINDSGVVLGNSNGSILSRTSTFIWTQGTGISAPPLPAGSDVWTVNGFNNNGYYLGTYQKGLNTIISDVPIPLPDIVDGPPYVYSVPEYRDAIWSGDGSYSEILSPAENQTLRCNFLNDQNQVTGTIYSGNNETHVFLWSSADGMLDITPGVGNDFWCDALNNNGQVLLEGCTHIGDTYTGGNYIWDADDGLVSVQNLIDPESGWHLENFRGINDNGWIVSGAYNEITHESRDIVLRPITTPEPGSVVALIAGLVGLAGFASRRKPSK, from the coding sequence ATGGAAAAGATATTGAAATATGGCGCGCTCGTTTGCGCGTTTGTGGTGCTTGCTGCCGCGCCGGTATGCGCAAAAGTTGCAAGCAAGTATGAAGTAGTGGATATTGTTGGAACTCAGGATATCTATATCAACACTGCTTTGGGTATCAACAACTCAGGCGTGATTTATGGCAGCGCTTATCAGCGAAGCACGAGCACTTGGGGTATCTATAGATACAATACAACCACCGGCGCAACTGGGTTCACAGATCAGATGCACATCGCTAGAGATATCAACAACTCTGGAGCGATTGTCGGGTTTTATTCAATGAGAAACGGTGAAGACCAATATTGTGTGTGGAATGCAGATGGGTCTATCACCGATCTGCCGCACATGCAGGTCTCTTATTATCTTAGTGGCTCCAATACATCTATCAACGATTCAGGCGTTGTGCTTGGCAACAGCAACGGTTCAATCCTAAGCCGCACATCCACCTTTATCTGGACGCAGGGCACCGGTATATCGGCTCCTCCTCTTCCTGCCGGATCGGATGTATGGACTGTCAATGGTTTCAACAACAACGGCTACTATCTCGGAACTTACCAAAAAGGCTTGAATACCATCATCAGTGATGTGCCCATACCGCTGCCGGATATTGTTGATGGGCCGCCATATGTATACAGCGTGCCGGAGTATCGAGATGCGATATGGTCAGGCGACGGCAGCTATAGTGAAATACTAAGCCCTGCCGAGAATCAGACACTGAGATGCAATTTCCTGAATGATCAAAACCAGGTTACCGGAACCATATACAGCGGTAATAATGAGACACACGTCTTCTTATGGAGCTCAGCAGATGGGATGCTGGATATTACACCCGGCGTGGGTAATGACTTTTGGTGCGATGCCCTTAACAATAACGGCCAGGTGTTATTGGAAGGATGCACTCACATTGGCGATACCTATACAGGCGGAAACTACATTTGGGATGCGGATGATGGCCTGGTTTCAGTTCAAAACCTGATTGACCCGGAGAGCGGTTGGCATCTTGAGAACTTCAGAGGGATCAACGACAACGGCTGGATCGTGTCCGGCGCGTACAATGAGATAACTCATGAATCGCGCGATATAGTCCTCCGCCCGATTACCACACCAGAGCCCGGCAGTGTAGTCGCGCTGATTGCAGGGCTGGTCGGTCTGGCGGGCTTTGCCTCCAGGCGAAAACCCTCGAAATAA